From the genome of Solanum dulcamara chromosome 12, daSolDulc1.2, whole genome shotgun sequence:
tttttttttcctttttttccaaaTTGATCTACTTATATGAATTTCTGAATTCGTTACTGCATTGTATCTCATCAATAGGTATTGGACAGAAGGTGGTACACTAAGAAATGTTCCAGTTGGAGGTGGTTCAAGGAAGAACAGAAGATGTTCAtctttatcatcatcatcatcaatatcaTCTTCCCAAAAGCTTCCTGATCTAAACCCTAATCCAAGTCTTGGTGCTCTTCAAAACCCTAATTATAATCTTAATCTTGGAAGTAACCAAGATCTTAATCTAGGGTTCCCATCAATTATACATGATCATAATAATTACTTTCGGGGCGTGCCTCAATTTCTTGAATTTCCTAAAATGGATAAGGAAAATAGTGGAATCGATCAATTCTCAACTTCAACTTCAAATACTACTACTCCAGTTTCAGCTCTGGATCTTCTTAGAACCGGAATTGCCTCAAGAAGGTTAAGTGCATTTATCACatcatcaccaccaccaccagatTTAAACGCGCTGTACACATCAAGTGGAGTTCAAGAAAATGATGCAAAAATGATGTTCCCATTTGGATGCTTGAATAAGCAATTTTCAGctgaaaatcataataataataataatgagagTAAGGGGCAGGAGAATTCATCAAGTGTTGGATATTGGAATGATGGAATGTTAGGTGGAGGAGGATCATGGTAAAGgaattgaaagaaaatattgtGCAAAAATCTCACTTTGTaactcttgtttttttttttttgttatattatttttctatcaTTGGACATGCTTTGATCATTAATTTGTTTGGAACTAGATAGAAGATAGATCTAGTTTCCTCGTTCTTCACTTTACTCTTTGACAAGTGTTTGTAATGTTTGGATCATAACAACGTTTTTCTTGTTCGTTTTACTCTCAATTATGtaaatatcattttctctttctgatcatttaaatttttagatgaGATAGTCATCATACAACTTCATTAATATGGTATTCAAGAAAGGAAAACTCTTGAGTTGAAATCTCATTACGTAAATAAAATATGCTCTTTCTAATAGATTACATTAAATTTAGACGAGATAGTCACACTACGTCAACAATATTCCTCCTATATATGGTTATAATTTGCTTTTTGTTTTATTGTTGCTTGCGTTATTCAGAGAATTTGTTATATGTTACTATACTTGCTAGTTCTAGGCCATTGCCTCGCCTTTGtttcatttttccttttcttgatAATTGGcaaaacaataacaatatatttaGTGTAATATCATAAATATGATATGGAAGGATAGTATTGTACGCAGATTTTATCTTTACCTTAAGAGATAgaaaagttatttttcataGGATCTCATCTCTCGACCAAACATTTCAAAATAGAtcgaaaaaaaaatttaaaataaaaaagtcatCACAAAGTGAAAATACTCCATAAATTATGATAAAGCATTCTGAAAAAGCGACTAGTAATTGTAAATTTTGATTAAGTAAAagataattttcaaatttcGTTCAAAACATTTGGGGAATAAAAAGGGGACTAGATTCgagaaatgaaaataattttaagatgataatttaatttttttgacatAATAAATTAAGCGCGAAGGAAAAGAAAACAGATCAAAGCCACTCCTTTTTATATGGTTGCCATTATTGCTTTGATCTGTCACTTTTTTTCCATCTCGTGCTTGTAATCAGATTGTGAGGTGGACTACACCAGTCATTCTTCTATTAATCccttaattttataatttaatggtatatttttccttaaaaaaattgtgtatatatatcatattatttaaagattaagtaggactaaaataaagtatttgaagtgtaagTAAGTGGCGTCACACATAAAGCGATTGTGGAAGTAAAGATCGATACACAAATTATACCTaaaagaaaaagttttaaatatctCGGGTCTATAATATAAGAAAATCTAGAGCACTTTTAAGCATGTATTCATTCCCAAAATTCAACTAAGATAAACAACTTATTCTTCCTGATCCAATTCAACACCAAAAAATGACTTGTCCCTATTCGATATGTAAATGGTATAGTCACTACCTGTATAGATCAAATACAACATAATACATCACTATTTTATACCATGAAATATCTAAAGTTACAAATACTATACAACTAACTTAACTAAAATAATTTGTCTGTGCAGGTTCAAAAGACACTCAATTACTTTGAATTCAACTATTGTATCAATGTaatgatattaatatttttagttaaGCAAATGTTGCATTTATCTCGATGTCAGTTATTATTACGCgtaatttcttcttattttatttattttttattaatagacGTAAATTCACGTGTAACACAAGTATACTAAATTAACTATTAATAATTGTCATTTGatgattatattaatatttaagattttgaaattaattaaagttatagctATTTAGTCTTTACTTATTTGTAATAAGTAAGAACtcctaatattttcttatttgaacTATATTAAAAGTAGAACTTCTAATATTTCcttatttgaattatattaaaAGTCCTAATAtttaagactttaaaattaatattttatcttatttaaatcttatttatgttatggtaaacaaagtaaaaatgtagttattattaaataaaaatgaacctACCAGCTTCAACTAATAATacctaatatttttcttttacttttctttcagTTCCTTTATCGGTGTTTCTATATTATTCTGGTAGAGCCAAAAATtctaatttataaattttaaattataatattttttaaaactctaaataaattattatatatattaaataatttatttaatataatatttaaattaaaattactgaaTTTTTTTGAACTCATAACTTGAATCATGGCTCCAACCTTGAATTCCAAAAACATGTTTGATAATATATATTCTTCTCCAAGAAGTTCTGTGCAAAAAGGTCTTTGATGggtgtttatttt
Proteins encoded in this window:
- the LOC129876536 gene encoding dof zinc finger protein DOF2.5-like isoform X1 codes for the protein MDTTTQWTQDIGLVTSNMAAQIAPPNVTCSRTSSTMEKKVRPQKDQAINCPRCNSTNTKFCYYNNYSLTQPRYFCKTCRRYWTEGGTLRNVPVGGGSRKNRRCSSLSSSSSISSSQKLPDLNPNPSLGALQNPNYNLNLGSNQDLNLGFPSIIHDHNNYFRGVPQFLEFPKMDKENSGIDQFSTSTSNTTTPVSALDLLRTGIASRRLSAFITSSPPPPDLNALYTSSGVQENDAKMMFPFGCLNKQFSAENHNNNNNESKGQENSSSVGYWNDGMLGGGGSW
- the LOC129876536 gene encoding dof zinc finger protein DOF2.5-like isoform X2 translates to MAAQIAPPNVTCSRTSSTMEKKVRPQKDQAINCPRCNSTNTKFCYYNNYSLTQPRYFCKTCRRYWTEGGTLRNVPVGGGSRKNRRCSSLSSSSSISSSQKLPDLNPNPSLGALQNPNYNLNLGSNQDLNLGFPSIIHDHNNYFRGVPQFLEFPKMDKENSGIDQFSTSTSNTTTPVSALDLLRTGIASRRLSAFITSSPPPPDLNALYTSSGVQENDAKMMFPFGCLNKQFSAENHNNNNNESKGQENSSSVGYWNDGMLGGGGSW